The Primulina eburnea isolate SZY01 chromosome 8, ASM2296580v1, whole genome shotgun sequence genome contains a region encoding:
- the LOC140838614 gene encoding cleavage stimulating factor 64-like isoform X1, which yields MAAAPQSQHRCVFVGNIPYDATEEQLIQICEEVGPVVSFRLVTDRETGKLKGYGFCEYKDEETALSARRNLQGYEINGRQLRVDFAENDKNADKNREQVNQGGTSIASNIDPQKQVGGPVARGDLNLYRPLGDSVAMAAATVMAGAIGAAQTANSSDQIGLQTQALSGIDPLTRHLAKMSRNQLTEIMAELKAMATQNKEEARQVLLAIPNLPKALFQAQIMLGMVSPQMLQMANISQPSAESMQHLVQSGQTLPGLPPLPQNKPHFGLLPASRESQMSVSAPKQYAQITHVPTQSQIQHSQLMQNQIPHQAQLLVQSGISSLPSVRPQLSGGLSVRPQIHVPISSSLNQQAQPSMSRQSISSAILENKDSKGLALSSLEKAIIVNNNQDQVIRAPKLVKLNDGRGTSLSEDANMHMQVSAASQMVDLSGKQIFQAEESSKSEKQASKMQLPLDVDSALLEQVLNLTPEQLSSLPPDQQQQVIQLQKMLRQAA from the exons ATGGCTGCCGCTCCTCAATCTCAGCATCGCTGCGTATTTG TGGGGAACATACCTTATGATGCGACTGAAGAGCAGCTCATTCAAATATGCGAGGAAGTCGGTCCTGTTGTTTCTTTCAG ATTAGTTACTGATAGAGAAACTGGGAAACTGAAGGGTTATGGATTTTGTGAATATAAGGATGAAGAGACAGCTTTAAGTGCTCGTCGGAATCTTCAGGGATATGAGATAAATGGTCGGCAGCTAAGAGTTGACTTTGCTGAGAATGACAAGAATGCTGACAAGAACCGAGAGCAGGTAAATCA AGGTGGTACCAGTATTGCTTCAAATATTG ACCCTCAAAAACAAGTTGGAGGCCCAGTGGCACGTGGGGATCTGAATCTTTACAGGCCATTGGGTGATTCTGTTGCCATGGCTGCTGCAACTGTCATGGCTGGAGCCATTGGAGCCGCTCAGACTGCTAACTCATCTGATCAGATCGGGTTGCAAACTCAGGCCCTATCGGGCATTGATCCTTTGACTCGGCATTTGGCCAAAATGTCTAGGAACCAGTTAACAGAGATTATGGCTGAATTAAAG GCAATGGCTACACAAAATAAAGAAGAGGCCCGGCAGGTCTTACTTGCCATCCCGAACTTGCCAAAAGCTCTTTTTCAG GCCCAGATAATGCTTGGGATGGTTTCTCCGCAAATG TTGCAGATGGCAAATATTAGCCAACCCTCTGCCGAGTCAATGCAACACTTAGTGCAGAGTGGTCAAACtcttcctggattgcctccccTTCCACAGAACAAACCACATTTTGGTTTGTTGCCAGCTTCACGTGAAAGTCAAATGTCTGTTAGTGCACCAAAGCAGTATGCTCAGATAACACATGTGCCTACACAATCTCAGATTCAACATTCACAACTAATGCAAAATCAAATTCCACATCAAGCTCAACTGCTTGTGCAAtctggaatttcatcccttccATCTGTTCGTCCACAGTTATCGGGTGGCCTGTCAGTCAGACCACAAATTCATGTGCCAATTTCCTCTTCATTGAACCAACAAGCGCAACCATCAATGTCACGACAG TCTATATCCTCAGCTATATTAGAGAACAAGGATTCGAAAGGGCTTGCTTTGAGTTCATTGGAGAAAGCGATAATTGTGAATAATAACCAAGATCAAGTGATTAGAGCACCTAAACTGGTGAAATTGAATGATGGAAGGGGTACCTCTTTATCAGAAGACGCAAATATGCATATGCAAGTTTCTGCAGCATCCCAAATGGTTGATCTTTCCGGAAAACAAATTTTCCAAGCAGAAGAATCTTCAAAGTCTGAGAAGCAAGCCTCTAAG ATGCAACTTCCCCTCGATGTAGATTCTGCGTTACTTGAGCAAGTGCTGAATCTGACCCCAGAGCAGCTGAGTTCCCTGCCGCCAGATCAGCAGCAGCAAGTTATTCAACTCCAGAAGATGCTCCGGCAAGCTGCAtga
- the LOC140838614 gene encoding cleavage stimulating factor 64-like isoform X2 produces MAAAPQSQHRCVFVGNIPYDATEEQLIQICEEVGPVVSFRLVTDRETGKLKGYGFCEYKDEETALSARRNLQGYEINGRQLRVDFAENDKNADKNREQGRGGTSIASNIDPQKQVGGPVARGDLNLYRPLGDSVAMAAATVMAGAIGAAQTANSSDQIGLQTQALSGIDPLTRHLAKMSRNQLTEIMAELKAMATQNKEEARQVLLAIPNLPKALFQAQIMLGMVSPQMLQMANISQPSAESMQHLVQSGQTLPGLPPLPQNKPHFGLLPASRESQMSVSAPKQYAQITHVPTQSQIQHSQLMQNQIPHQAQLLVQSGISSLPSVRPQLSGGLSVRPQIHVPISSSLNQQAQPSMSRQSISSAILENKDSKGLALSSLEKAIIVNNNQDQVIRAPKLVKLNDGRGTSLSEDANMHMQVSAASQMVDLSGKQIFQAEESSKSEKQASKMQLPLDVDSALLEQVLNLTPEQLSSLPPDQQQQVIQLQKMLRQAA; encoded by the exons ATGGCTGCCGCTCCTCAATCTCAGCATCGCTGCGTATTTG TGGGGAACATACCTTATGATGCGACTGAAGAGCAGCTCATTCAAATATGCGAGGAAGTCGGTCCTGTTGTTTCTTTCAG ATTAGTTACTGATAGAGAAACTGGGAAACTGAAGGGTTATGGATTTTGTGAATATAAGGATGAAGAGACAGCTTTAAGTGCTCGTCGGAATCTTCAGGGATATGAGATAAATGGTCGGCAGCTAAGAGTTGACTTTGCTGAGAATGACAAGAATGCTGACAAGAACCGAGAGCAG GGTAGAGGTGGTACCAGTATTGCTTCAAATATTG ACCCTCAAAAACAAGTTGGAGGCCCAGTGGCACGTGGGGATCTGAATCTTTACAGGCCATTGGGTGATTCTGTTGCCATGGCTGCTGCAACTGTCATGGCTGGAGCCATTGGAGCCGCTCAGACTGCTAACTCATCTGATCAGATCGGGTTGCAAACTCAGGCCCTATCGGGCATTGATCCTTTGACTCGGCATTTGGCCAAAATGTCTAGGAACCAGTTAACAGAGATTATGGCTGAATTAAAG GCAATGGCTACACAAAATAAAGAAGAGGCCCGGCAGGTCTTACTTGCCATCCCGAACTTGCCAAAAGCTCTTTTTCAG GCCCAGATAATGCTTGGGATGGTTTCTCCGCAAATG TTGCAGATGGCAAATATTAGCCAACCCTCTGCCGAGTCAATGCAACACTTAGTGCAGAGTGGTCAAACtcttcctggattgcctccccTTCCACAGAACAAACCACATTTTGGTTTGTTGCCAGCTTCACGTGAAAGTCAAATGTCTGTTAGTGCACCAAAGCAGTATGCTCAGATAACACATGTGCCTACACAATCTCAGATTCAACATTCACAACTAATGCAAAATCAAATTCCACATCAAGCTCAACTGCTTGTGCAAtctggaatttcatcccttccATCTGTTCGTCCACAGTTATCGGGTGGCCTGTCAGTCAGACCACAAATTCATGTGCCAATTTCCTCTTCATTGAACCAACAAGCGCAACCATCAATGTCACGACAG TCTATATCCTCAGCTATATTAGAGAACAAGGATTCGAAAGGGCTTGCTTTGAGTTCATTGGAGAAAGCGATAATTGTGAATAATAACCAAGATCAAGTGATTAGAGCACCTAAACTGGTGAAATTGAATGATGGAAGGGGTACCTCTTTATCAGAAGACGCAAATATGCATATGCAAGTTTCTGCAGCATCCCAAATGGTTGATCTTTCCGGAAAACAAATTTTCCAAGCAGAAGAATCTTCAAAGTCTGAGAAGCAAGCCTCTAAG ATGCAACTTCCCCTCGATGTAGATTCTGCGTTACTTGAGCAAGTGCTGAATCTGACCCCAGAGCAGCTGAGTTCCCTGCCGCCAGATCAGCAGCAGCAAGTTATTCAACTCCAGAAGATGCTCCGGCAAGCTGCAtga
- the LOC140838612 gene encoding protein TRIGALACTOSYLDIACYLGLYCEROL 2, chloroplastic-like — translation MVGSATLFVSTSSQVLSPCSITNASGSGSLNLFPCSTANLRHKRKKPFVIKGSAEQNVSSSETKSPLSVIINFTQAMWRQTLRPLSDFGFGRKSVWEGGVGLFLVSGTVLFVLSLAWLRGFQLRSKFRKYLAVFEFDQASGICTGTSVRIRGINVGTVVSVKPSLRSIEAVVEVEDDKVVIPRNSLIEVNQSGLLMETLIDITPREPIPTPSAGPLALGCVEEGLIVCDRQKIKGHQGVSLDALVGIFTRIGREMEDIGVSNAYALAERVSAVIEEAQPLLRKMTAMAEDIEPLLAEVNSSGLLKEVENLTKSLARVSEDVRMTHSSIMTPENKELIQKSIYTLIFTLKNFENISSDILGFTGDEATRRNLKLLIKSLSRLL, via the exons ATGGTGGGCAGTGCAACACTTTTTGTTTCAACAAGCTCGCAAGTGTTGTCTCCATGTTCTATCACCAACGCTTCAGGGAGCGGTTCATTGAATTTGTTCCCCTGTTCGACAGCTAATCTGAGGCATAAGAGGAAGAAACCATTTGTTATCAAAGGTTCTGCCGAACAAAATGTGTCTTCTTCTGAAACTAAAAGCCCTCTCTCAGTGATCATCAACTTCACCCAGGCTATGTGGAGGCAAACTTTGAGACCCTTAAGTGATTTCGGTTTCGGTAGAAAAAGCGTATGGGAAGGTGGTGTCGGGTTGTTTCTTGTTTCGGGTACGGTTCTGTTTGTGCTTAGCTTGGCTTGGTTAAGAGGGTTCCAATTGCGATCCAAGTTCAGGAAGTATTTGGCAGTTTTTGAGTTTGATCAGGCTAGTGGAATTTGCACCGGAACGTCAGTTAGGATTCGAGGGATAAATGTTGGCACGGTGGTGTCTGTCAAACCATCCTTGCGGAGTATTGAAGCAGTGGTTGAA gttGAAGATGATAAAGTTGTAATACCGCGGAATTCATTAATTGAAGTCAATCAGTCTGGCCTGCTGATGGAAACTCTTATTGATATCACCCCTCGAGAACCCATTCCAACACCTTCTGCCGGGCCTCTAGCCTTGGGTTGTGTTGAAGAGGGATTAATTGTGTGTGATAGACAAAAGATAAAGGGACACCAAGGGGTGAGTTTGGATGCATTGGTTGGAATCTTTACTCGCATTGGACGTGAAATGGAAGACATTGGCGTATCGAATGCCTATGCATTAGCTGAGCGAGTTTCTGCCGTTATTGAAGAAGCACAACCACTGCTTAGAAAG ATGACAGCCATGGCTGAAGATATTGAACCTTTACTGGCTGAAGTTAATAGTAGTGGTTTGCTGAAGGAAGTTGAGAATTTAACCAAAAGCCTTGCACGAGTTTCTGAGGATGTGAG AATGACGCATTCATCGATTATGACTCCAGAAAACAAGGAACTAATTCAGAAGTCTATTTATACCTTAATTTTCACTCTAAAGAACTTTGAG AATATAAGCTCGGATATATTGGGATTCACTGGGGATGAAGCCACACGAAGGAACTTGAAGTTGCTCATTAAGTCACTCAGCAGGCTGCTGTGA
- the LOC140838614 gene encoding cleavage stimulating factor 64-like isoform X3: MRGSRSCCFFQGYEINGRQLRVDFAENDKNADKNREQVNQGGTSIASNIDPQKQVGGPVARGDLNLYRPLGDSVAMAAATVMAGAIGAAQTANSSDQIGLQTQALSGIDPLTRHLAKMSRNQLTEIMAELKAMATQNKEEARQVLLAIPNLPKALFQAQIMLGMVSPQMLQMANISQPSAESMQHLVQSGQTLPGLPPLPQNKPHFGLLPASRESQMSVSAPKQYAQITHVPTQSQIQHSQLMQNQIPHQAQLLVQSGISSLPSVRPQLSGGLSVRPQIHVPISSSLNQQAQPSMSRQSISSAILENKDSKGLALSSLEKAIIVNNNQDQVIRAPKLVKLNDGRGTSLSEDANMHMQVSAASQMVDLSGKQIFQAEESSKSEKQASKMQLPLDVDSALLEQVLNLTPEQLSSLPPDQQQQVIQLQKMLRQAA; this comes from the exons ATGCGAGGAAGTCGGTCCTGTTGTTTCTTTCAG GGATATGAGATAAATGGTCGGCAGCTAAGAGTTGACTTTGCTGAGAATGACAAGAATGCTGACAAGAACCGAGAGCAGGTAAATCA AGGTGGTACCAGTATTGCTTCAAATATTG ACCCTCAAAAACAAGTTGGAGGCCCAGTGGCACGTGGGGATCTGAATCTTTACAGGCCATTGGGTGATTCTGTTGCCATGGCTGCTGCAACTGTCATGGCTGGAGCCATTGGAGCCGCTCAGACTGCTAACTCATCTGATCAGATCGGGTTGCAAACTCAGGCCCTATCGGGCATTGATCCTTTGACTCGGCATTTGGCCAAAATGTCTAGGAACCAGTTAACAGAGATTATGGCTGAATTAAAG GCAATGGCTACACAAAATAAAGAAGAGGCCCGGCAGGTCTTACTTGCCATCCCGAACTTGCCAAAAGCTCTTTTTCAG GCCCAGATAATGCTTGGGATGGTTTCTCCGCAAATG TTGCAGATGGCAAATATTAGCCAACCCTCTGCCGAGTCAATGCAACACTTAGTGCAGAGTGGTCAAACtcttcctggattgcctccccTTCCACAGAACAAACCACATTTTGGTTTGTTGCCAGCTTCACGTGAAAGTCAAATGTCTGTTAGTGCACCAAAGCAGTATGCTCAGATAACACATGTGCCTACACAATCTCAGATTCAACATTCACAACTAATGCAAAATCAAATTCCACATCAAGCTCAACTGCTTGTGCAAtctggaatttcatcccttccATCTGTTCGTCCACAGTTATCGGGTGGCCTGTCAGTCAGACCACAAATTCATGTGCCAATTTCCTCTTCATTGAACCAACAAGCGCAACCATCAATGTCACGACAG TCTATATCCTCAGCTATATTAGAGAACAAGGATTCGAAAGGGCTTGCTTTGAGTTCATTGGAGAAAGCGATAATTGTGAATAATAACCAAGATCAAGTGATTAGAGCACCTAAACTGGTGAAATTGAATGATGGAAGGGGTACCTCTTTATCAGAAGACGCAAATATGCATATGCAAGTTTCTGCAGCATCCCAAATGGTTGATCTTTCCGGAAAACAAATTTTCCAAGCAGAAGAATCTTCAAAGTCTGAGAAGCAAGCCTCTAAG ATGCAACTTCCCCTCGATGTAGATTCTGCGTTACTTGAGCAAGTGCTGAATCTGACCCCAGAGCAGCTGAGTTCCCTGCCGCCAGATCAGCAGCAGCAAGTTATTCAACTCCAGAAGATGCTCCGGCAAGCTGCAtga
- the LOC140837717 gene encoding probable purine permease 4, which produces MSIPGQTSLETPPPDKEGIQLSPINNEISKVEVESDHAVIIKIQGTVPEARGGAAKAHHTLLLLINYACLFVGSVSSSLISKFYFIHKGSSRWVSTWVQSAGFPILLLPICLPYYLFKSSRRRPFSGFTLKIFLLSIIVGVFMGLNNLLFSWGTSYLPVSTSSLVLSSQLAFNLVLSMILVKQKATFTNLNCVLLLTLSSVLVGLGSSHDKPPGLTGSEYLVGFLSTIGAGLLFALYLPVMELIYRKVDCYGMVLEMQLVMELAATVLATVGMGASHGGFSVMKVESRMVFDRGSTSYWLTIASSLIAWQLCFVGTAGMVFLTTSLTGGICMTALLGANIMGGVIVYGDKFGGMKAVSTVLCVWGFFSYLYGMYVKNHKRPSNQTQ; this is translated from the coding sequence ATGTCCATACCCGGCCAAACTTCACTGGAGACACCACCACCAGATAAAGAAGGAATACAACTATCTCCGATTAATAATGAAATAAGTAAAGTAGAAGTTGAATCAGATCATGCAGTGATAATCAAGATCCAAGGAACAGTGCCTGAAGCACGAGGGGGAGCTGCTAAGGCCCACCACACTCTTCTGCTACTGATAAATTACGCGTGTCTGTTTGTGGGTTCGGTTTCTTCAAGCCTAATCTCCAAGTTCTATTTCATTCACAAAGGTTCCAGCAGATGGGTCTCAACATGGGTTCAGTCCGCCGGTTTTCCTATCCTGCTGCTTCCAATATGTCTCCCTTACTATCTTTTCAAATCTTCTCGGAGGAGACCTTTCTCTGGATTCACTCTGAAGATTTTTCTTCTGTCCATCATTGTGGGTGTCTTTATGGGTCTCAACAACCTTCTCTTTTCTTGGGGGACTTCGTATCTACCCGTGTCTACATCCTCTCTTGTCCTGTCTTCTCAACTGGCTTTCAATCTCGTGCTCTCTATGATTTTAGTGAAACAAAAAGCGACCTTCACAAACCTCAATTGCGTCCTACTTTTGACTCTTAGCTCGGTGCTGGTAGGCTTGGGTTCCAGCCACGACAAACCCCCTGGTTTGACTGGTTCCGAATACTTGGTGGGATTCCTGTCAACTATAGGTGCAGGATTGCTGTTCGCTTTGTATCTCCCGGTGATGGAGCTAATATACAGGAAGGTGGACTGCTATGGTATGGTGCTGGAGATGCAGCTGGTGATGGAACTGGCGGCGACGGTGTTAGCAACTGTAGGCATGGGTGCGTCACATGGTGGATTTTCGGTGATGAAGGTTGAGAGCAGAATGGTGTTCGATAGAGGTTCCACCTCATACTGGTTGACCATTGCATCGAGCTTGATCGCATGGCAATTATGCTTCGTAGGGACAGCGGGAATGGTGTTCTTGACGACGTCTTTAACGGGAGGGATATGCATGACGGCGCTGCTGGGCGCGAACATCATGGGTGGCGTGATCGTGTACGGGGATAAGTTCGGCGGAATGAAGGCGGTGTCGACAGTGCTGTGCGTTTGGGGTTTCTTCTCCTATCTCTACGGCATGTATGTCAAGAACCACAAAAGACCAAGCAATCAAACCCAGTAA
- the LOC140838614 gene encoding cleavage stimulating factor 64-like isoform X4 — translation MRGSRSCCFFQGYEINGRQLRVDFAENDKNADKNREQGRGGTSIASNIDPQKQVGGPVARGDLNLYRPLGDSVAMAAATVMAGAIGAAQTANSSDQIGLQTQALSGIDPLTRHLAKMSRNQLTEIMAELKAMATQNKEEARQVLLAIPNLPKALFQAQIMLGMVSPQMLQMANISQPSAESMQHLVQSGQTLPGLPPLPQNKPHFGLLPASRESQMSVSAPKQYAQITHVPTQSQIQHSQLMQNQIPHQAQLLVQSGISSLPSVRPQLSGGLSVRPQIHVPISSSLNQQAQPSMSRQSISSAILENKDSKGLALSSLEKAIIVNNNQDQVIRAPKLVKLNDGRGTSLSEDANMHMQVSAASQMVDLSGKQIFQAEESSKSEKQASKMQLPLDVDSALLEQVLNLTPEQLSSLPPDQQQQVIQLQKMLRQAA, via the exons ATGCGAGGAAGTCGGTCCTGTTGTTTCTTTCAG GGATATGAGATAAATGGTCGGCAGCTAAGAGTTGACTTTGCTGAGAATGACAAGAATGCTGACAAGAACCGAGAGCAG GGTAGAGGTGGTACCAGTATTGCTTCAAATATTG ACCCTCAAAAACAAGTTGGAGGCCCAGTGGCACGTGGGGATCTGAATCTTTACAGGCCATTGGGTGATTCTGTTGCCATGGCTGCTGCAACTGTCATGGCTGGAGCCATTGGAGCCGCTCAGACTGCTAACTCATCTGATCAGATCGGGTTGCAAACTCAGGCCCTATCGGGCATTGATCCTTTGACTCGGCATTTGGCCAAAATGTCTAGGAACCAGTTAACAGAGATTATGGCTGAATTAAAG GCAATGGCTACACAAAATAAAGAAGAGGCCCGGCAGGTCTTACTTGCCATCCCGAACTTGCCAAAAGCTCTTTTTCAG GCCCAGATAATGCTTGGGATGGTTTCTCCGCAAATG TTGCAGATGGCAAATATTAGCCAACCCTCTGCCGAGTCAATGCAACACTTAGTGCAGAGTGGTCAAACtcttcctggattgcctccccTTCCACAGAACAAACCACATTTTGGTTTGTTGCCAGCTTCACGTGAAAGTCAAATGTCTGTTAGTGCACCAAAGCAGTATGCTCAGATAACACATGTGCCTACACAATCTCAGATTCAACATTCACAACTAATGCAAAATCAAATTCCACATCAAGCTCAACTGCTTGTGCAAtctggaatttcatcccttccATCTGTTCGTCCACAGTTATCGGGTGGCCTGTCAGTCAGACCACAAATTCATGTGCCAATTTCCTCTTCATTGAACCAACAAGCGCAACCATCAATGTCACGACAG TCTATATCCTCAGCTATATTAGAGAACAAGGATTCGAAAGGGCTTGCTTTGAGTTCATTGGAGAAAGCGATAATTGTGAATAATAACCAAGATCAAGTGATTAGAGCACCTAAACTGGTGAAATTGAATGATGGAAGGGGTACCTCTTTATCAGAAGACGCAAATATGCATATGCAAGTTTCTGCAGCATCCCAAATGGTTGATCTTTCCGGAAAACAAATTTTCCAAGCAGAAGAATCTTCAAAGTCTGAGAAGCAAGCCTCTAAG ATGCAACTTCCCCTCGATGTAGATTCTGCGTTACTTGAGCAAGTGCTGAATCTGACCCCAGAGCAGCTGAGTTCCCTGCCGCCAGATCAGCAGCAGCAAGTTATTCAACTCCAGAAGATGCTCCGGCAAGCTGCAtga
- the LOC140838613 gene encoding vacuolar-sorting receptor 6-like translates to MASFLTLVILALFQYVDARFVVEKSSVSLVSPYDLRSKHDAAIANFGVPDYGGYMFGTLRYPESSQATGCSPFDGDKPFKFNSSRPTILLLERGDCYFALKVWNGQQAGAAAVLVADIIDEPLLTMDSPEESSDANGYIEKIGIPSALIDRSFGETLKDALKRGTEEVVLKIDWTESMPHPDQRVEYELWTNSNDECGIRCDEQMDFIKNFRGHAQILEKGGYTQFTPHYITWYCPDPFLETRQCKSQCINRGRYCAPDPDQDFREGYEGKDVVFENLRQLCVHRVANESMRPWVWWDYVTDFHIRCSMKEKKYTKECAEKVIKSLDLPMEKINKCMGDTEADSENEVLKAEQHLQVGHGSRGDVTILPTMLINDVQYRGKLESGAILKAICAGFKETTDPPICLSTDIETNECLENNGGCWQDPASNVTACKDTFRGRVCECPLVNGVQYQGDGYSSCQGVGAGRCWMNNGGCWSDTKEGITFSACIEAEVSGCKCPPGFRGDGHKCEDVDECKENLACQCDGCSCKNTWGGFQCSCKGISKIYIKEQDTCIERSNAKVGRFITLSVIAVVLSVGVAGYIFYRYRLRSYMDKEIMAIMSQYMPLDNNQNQNQVVHHQDEPLRSV, encoded by the exons ATGGCTTCTTTCTTGACGCTGGTGatactggccttgtttcagtaTGTGGACGCAAGATTTGTGGTGGAGAAGAGCAGCGTAAGCCTGGTGTCTCCCTACGATTTGCGGTCAAAGCACGATGCAGCTATTGCTAACTTTGGAGTTCCTGATTATGGTGGATACATGTTCGGTACTCTCCGTTATCCTGAATCGTCCCAAGCCACGGGATGTTCTCCTTTCGATGGCGACAAGCCCTTCAAATTTAATTCCTCTCGCCCCACCATTCTTCTTCTCGAGCGTGGAGATTGCTACTTTGCATTGAAGGTGTGGAACGGGCAGCAAGCTGGCGCAGCGGCTGTTTTAGTGGCTGACATAATAGACGAACCTCTGCTCACCATGGATTCTCCTGAGGAGAGCTCCGATGCCAATGGCTACATAGAGAAGATCGGAATCCCTTCTGCTTTGATCGACCGGTCCTTCGGCGAGACACTCAAGGATGCCCTGAAGAGAGGTACCGAGGAGGTGGTGTTGAAGATAGACTGGACGGAGTCCATGCCCCATCCAGATCAGAGGGTCGAATACGAGCTGTGGACAAACAGCAACGACGAATGTGGAATCCGTTGCGATGAACAGATGGATTTCATCAAGAATTTCAGGGGACACGCTCAAATACTGGAGAAAGGAGGCTACACACAATTCACACCTCACTACATAACATGGTACTGCCCCGATCCTTTTCTAGAGACCAGACAGTGCAAGTCTCAGTGCATAAATCGAGGGAGATATTGCGCGCCCGACCCAGACCAGGATTTCAGGGAGGGTTACGAAGGAAAAGATGTCGTGTTCGAGAACTTAAGGCAGCTCTGCGTGCACAGAGTTGCGAATGAGAGCATGAGACCATGGGTGTGGTGGGATTATGTCACTGATTTCCATATCAGGTGCTCCATGAAGGAAAAGAAATACACCAAAGAATGTGCAGAGAAAGTCATCAAATCACTCG ATCTCCCCATGGAGAAGATAAACAAGTGCATGGGAGACACCGAAGCCGACAGCGAAAATGAAGTCCTGAAAGCAGAGCAACATCTTCAGGTCGGACACGGATCGCGTGGTGATGTTACAATCTTACCAACGATGCTCATAAATGATGTTCAATACAGAG GTAAGTTGGAGAGCGGCGCAATATTGAAGGCCATATGTGCTGGGTTTAAGGAGACCACTGATCCTCCTATTTGCTTGAGCACAG ATATTGAGACTAATGAGTGCCTCGAGAACAATGGTGGGTGTTGGCAGGATCCAGCATCAAATGTCACTGCCTGTAAG GACACATTTAGGGGAAGAGTTTGTGAGTGTCCCTTGGTGAATGGTGTTCAATATCAAGGAGATGGATATTCATCTTGTCAAG GTGTTGGAGCTGGAAGGTGTTGGATGAACAACGGAGGTTGCTGGTCTGATACCAAAGAAGGGATCACATTCTCAGCCTGCATA GAAGCTGAAGTATCAGGCTGCAAGTGTCCTCCTGGTTTTAGAGGGGATGGTCACAAATGTGAAG ATGTGGATGAATGCAAGGAAAACCTGGCCTGTCAGTGTGATGGCTGCAGCTGTAAGAATACATGGGGTGGATTTCAATGCAGCTGTAAGGGGATCAGCAAAATCTACATAAAGGAACAAGACACCTGTATTG AAAGGAGTAATGCAAAAGTGGGGCGATTCATTACCTTGTCGGTGATAGCGGTAGTATTGAGTGTTGGAGTTGCTGGTTACATATTCTACAGATACAGACTGAGG TCGTATATGGACAAGGAGATCATGGCTATCATGTCTCAGTACATGCCACTCGACAACAATCAGAATCAAAATCAGGTTGTCCACCACCAAGACGAGCCTCTAAGATCCGTTTAA
- the LOC140838611 gene encoding ycf3-interacting protein 1, chloroplastic, translating into MGVYGVSRPPSLTVASCFNQRSSPVCLFNLPFNRRSIGGSRRRNRSISGLVFVNKEDTSVPAEEQTEEDDDPDPQDLEYVSKIKSVLELLRKNRDMLFNEVKLTIMIEDPRDVERRRLLGIDDENAPTRDELADVLVQVNEGKIPKNRLALQMLAEEMIQWPDLEVEAPKKKPGKSLYAKVTDTGVDVKEASKRLNIDWDSAAEFENAETEDLKVPAAVGFGALYLVSAFPVIIGISVVLILFYNSLQ; encoded by the exons ATGGGGGTTTACGGTGTGTCGCGTCCGCCGTCGCTGACGGTGGCGTCGTGTTTCAACCAAAGAAGCTCGCCCGTTTGTTTGTTTAACCTCCCCTTTAACAGAAGAAGCATAGGTGGCTCGAGGCGCAGAAATCGCTCCATTTCTGGGTTGGTCTTCGTCAATAAGGAAGACACTTCTGTACCCGCCGAAGAACAAACCGAAGAAGATGACGACCCAGATCCTCAGGACCTTGAATATGTCTCCAAAATTAAATCA GTTTTGGAGCTTCTCAGGAAAAACAGGGACATGCTCTTCAACGAG GTTAAATTGACTATTATGATAGAAGATCCCAGAGATGTTGAGCGGAGGCGTCTGCTGGGCATTGATGACGAAAATGCGCCAACCAGGGATGAACTGGCAGATGTTTTAGTGCAG GTAAATGAAGGAAAAATTCCAAAAAATCGTCTTGCTTTGCAAATGCTAGCTGAGGAAATGATTCAGTGGCCTGATTTGGAG GTTGAAGCACCAAAGAAAAAACCTGGAAAATCTTTATATGCAAAAGTTACAGACACCGGTGTGGACGTGAAAGAGGCTTCTAAGAGGCTGAATATAGATTGGGATTCAGCTGCTGAGTTTGAAAATGCTGAAACAGAGGATTTGAAAGTGCCAGCTGCAGTG GGATTCGGAGCTCTTTACTTGGTTTCGGCATTTCCGGTCATTATCGGTATCTCTGTTGTGTTGATTCTATTTTACAACTCTCTCCAATAG